Within the Fischerella sp. PCC 9605 genome, the region AGAAGATAGCAATAATTAATCCTTGCTGATTTTCAGGAACAGCAGGATTGAGGACACCTAAATCAACCCTCGCACCGACAGTGACAAAGAAAATCGGCACTAAGATATCAGCAATAGGAATCACCTGCTGATCTAATTCTTTGCGCTTGTCGGTTTCGTCTAAAACTAATCCGGCAGCGAAAGCACCCAAAATCGCTTCTAAATGAATGGCGTTGCCAATAAAAGCCATGAAGAATGCAAAGATAAACGCAGGAATGACAAGTTTTCCGCGTGTTTGCAGTTTATCGGCAATGGTAACAAAGGTTTTATTGAAGAATTTACCGAGTAAAATTGAACCGATCAGAAAAACAGTAGCGCTGACAATCAAATAAATTACGTTAAAAACGTCTACCTCACCAGTTTTGGCAAGACTTGCCACCACTGCTAAGACGATGATACCCAGAACATCATCAATAACGGCAGCACCGACAATAATCTGACCTTCTCTAGATTTGAGATGCCCAAGTTCTGACAAAACTTTGGAGGTAATGCCGATACTGGTAGCAGTTAAGGCTGCACCAGCAAAAATCGCGGGAATTGCTGGGGTGTGAAAGAAAAACATTAGTCCCGCAGTACCAGCCGCAAAAGGAACCGCTACACCGACACATGCGACAATTGCCGCTTGATAACCAACTTTCTTCAGTTCCCGTAAATCTGACTCCAAACCAATTTCAAACAGAAGGACGATTACACCCAACTCGGCGAGAATAGAAATTGCTTCGCTTTGACTTTGAAAGATTGATGTTGCAGCTTCCGGGCTGAGATTGTCAATAAATTGCAGCACAGTCATGATGACCGAGTCGGAAGCGTTGGCTCCGCTTTCAGGAAACACCAGCAAATGTAAAGCCGAAGCACCTACTATAACTCCGCCAACCAATTCCCCTAACACAGGGGGAAAGTCCATCATCCTCGATAACTCGCCACCGAGTTTACTGGCAAGATAAATGACAACTAAACTTAGCAGTACTCCGGTGAGGACAACAGGAGCATATTCTGATTCAGTTGCTGTTGCTAAAAAAGGAAACTGAAACCAAGAACTGAGAGAAGATATGCAGATTTGTTCAGTAAAAATCATTTTTTACGTCTCTGTGGCGATTAGTACTTTGGCTTGGTCACTTTCTAAGAGGACAAGGAGGGATGGGGGGATGAGGTGAACCGCTTCGCGGAATTCACGCATTCACGCATTCAAAAATTTTGACTTTTGAATGCGTGAATGCGTGACTTTTCATCTCCCCACCTCCGGTTCTCCCACTCTTCCCCTCTAGTTTGTCTCACCTATAAAGACAATTTCTGAATACTGAATCGACGTTCTAATGGGATAGTTTACTACTGGACTACAGCAGTGTCACCAAAATCGGCTGGATACCTGGTATTTGCAGAATCATTCGCCTCAACTACGTAACCGTTCACTAAAGTAACTGCTTGTCTAAGTGCTTCTGTACGATCCATCACAAGGTGATGAGGGGGTAAGAGTTGCAAAATTCCGAAGCGTTCCAACCGTCGCTTAATTTTGCCAGTTGCACCGACAATAAATACTTGACGGCCTTTCTCAACGGCTTCTTTGATCGCATTCTCAATTGCCAGTGAGGCGGTAACTCCCAACAAAGGCACATCGCTTAAATCGAGAATCAGCACATCAGCATCCTTCATCGCTGAATGTTCGCGGGCGATCGCTTTAGAAACTCCAAAAATCATCGGCCCACTCAAGTAGAATAGCAGCACCCGACCATTGGCTTGATCTAGCAGTTGCTTTTCTTGTTCGTTCAAAACAATTGCATCATCGGTATCGGTAATAGTCTTGACTTCCTCAGATTGCAAGTTAGAAAGACGTTCGATTGTCAAAATATTGGCAATGAATACCCCTACACCAACGGCAACAATCAAGTCAACAAATACCGTCAGGAACATCACGCCGTACATGATTAATGCACCCTTGAGGGATACATTGTGAGCGCGTTTAAGGAAACTCCAGTCGAGAATGTCAATACCGACCTTGAGAGCGATCGCTGCTAAAACTGCCATCGGAATAGGCTCTGTAAAATTAGCAGCCCACAAAACTACCACCAACAGAATTAAAGCACGAGTTAGACCAGATACAGCGGTTGTAGCTCCTGTTTGAATGTTGACCACGGTTCCCATCGTTGCACCAGCACCAGGTAATCCACCGCATATACCAGAAACCAAATTGCCAATACCCTGACCAATCAATTCTTTGTCTGATTTATGTTCGGTACGAGTTAAGCTGTCTGCAATCACCGCTGTTAGCAAAGTATCGATACATCCCAGCAACCCCAACATTGCACCATCAATGACCATCACGGTCATTTGGGAGACAGTAAAGGTGGGCATTTGCAATTGTGGCAGTCCCATTGGGATTTCGCCAATGCGTCTGATCTCTGCATTCCCGAAGAAAACCAGAGAAACTACAGTACCGACAATCAATGCTACCAGTTGTGGGGGAGCGATGCGCTTCAGTTTCGATGGCATTAAGAAAATAATTGCCAACGTCAACACTCCCAAAATGGTTTCGATGGGATTGATATTTGCGAAAAGCTGGGGCAGGTTTTGCACCATACCGAGTACCCCACCTTTAGGATTAGGCTGTCCTAAAAAAGGAGCAATCTGAAGGATAATCAAAATTACTCCAATTCCAGACATAAAGCCTGAAATCACACTGTAGGGCATGAGGGTAATGTATTTACCCAACCGAAAGATTCCGAAGAGGATTTGAAATATCCCCGCTAGCATGACGACGGTGAATGCCATTGCTAAGCCGTTCTCCGGGTTATTTGCCGTCATCGAAGTGACAATGCCGGTCATAACCACAGTCATTGGCCCGGTTGGTTCAGAAATTAGAGTCGGCGTACCACCAAATAGCGCTGCAAAAAAGCCGACACAGACAGCACCGTAAAGACCAGCCACCGGGCCAGCACCAGAGGCGACACCGAATGCTAACGCCAGTGGTAAGGAAACAATGGCAGCAGTTACACCACCAAATATATCGCCGCGCAGATTTCGGAAATGGATGGTATTAGTTATTTGCATGAGTGGGGT harbors:
- a CDS encoding cation:proton antiporter — encoded protein: MIFTEQICISSLSSWFQFPFLATATESEYAPVVLTGVLLSLVVIYLASKLGGELSRMMDFPPVLGELVGGVIVGASALHLLVFPESGANASDSVIMTVLQFIDNLSPEAATSIFQSQSEAISILAELGVIVLLFEIGLESDLRELKKVGYQAAIVACVGVAVPFAAGTAGLMFFFHTPAIPAIFAGAALTATSIGITSKVLSELGHLKSREGQIIVGAAVIDDVLGIIVLAVVASLAKTGEVDVFNVIYLIVSATVFLIGSILLGKFFNKTFVTIADKLQTRGKLVIPAFIFAFFMAFIGNAIHLEAILGAFAAGLVLDETDKRKELDQQVIPIADILVPIFFVTVGARVDLGVLNPAVPENQQGLIIAIFLVVVAIIGKVVTGWSVFGQPGINRLAIGVGMIPRGEVGLVFLGIGAASGAIDKPLQAAIIIMVILTTFLAPPFLRVAFNKQPVEAQEIVEQVDVIGS
- the bicA gene encoding bicarbonate transporter BicA, which produces MQITNTIHFRNLRGDIFGGVTAAIVSLPLALAFGVASGAGPVAGLYGAVCVGFFAALFGGTPTLISEPTGPMTVVMTGIVTSMTANNPENGLAMAFTVVMLAGIFQILFGIFRLGKYITLMPYSVISGFMSGIGVILIILQIAPFLGQPNPKGGVLGMVQNLPQLFANINPIETILGVLTLAIIFLMPSKLKRIAPPQLVALIVGTVVSLVFFGNAEIRRIGEIPMGLPQLQMPTFTVSQMTVMVIDGAMLGLLGCIDTLLTAVIADSLTRTEHKSDKELIGQGIGNLVSGICGGLPGAGATMGTVVNIQTGATTAVSGLTRALILLVVVLWAANFTEPIPMAVLAAIALKVGIDILDWSFLKRAHNVSLKGALIMYGVMFLTVFVDLIVAVGVGVFIANILTIERLSNLQSEEVKTITDTDDAIVLNEQEKQLLDQANGRVLLFYLSGPMIFGVSKAIAREHSAMKDADVLILDLSDVPLLGVTASLAIENAIKEAVEKGRQVFIVGATGKIKRRLERFGILQLLPPHHLVMDRTEALRQAVTLVNGYVVEANDSANTRYPADFGDTAVVQ